The proteins below come from a single Hippocampus zosterae strain Florida chromosome 5, ASM2543408v3, whole genome shotgun sequence genomic window:
- the znf628 gene encoding zinc finger protein 628 isoform X1, with product MANSVAPLVVQAELLAPQSSASLSPFPSLLGSCEDARESGDLVEGNKGVADNVEVVLDMEASSESAQHSEQSEHPFQCLDCGKSFRWSSRLTHHQRSHNNERPYRCNLCPKAFKGSSALLYHQRSHSGEKPYKCQDCGKAFKRSSLLQVHQSVHTGVRTFLCPYCPLTFKWSSHYQYHLRQHTGECPYPCDTCPKAFKNSSSLRRHKNVHLGLKPYTCNVCNKAFTQSTNLRQHMRIHTGERPYVCGECGRSFTHSSNLALHKNSHSGSAAGGKEGKGGGGGGAGRDLVEVVVVGSEEEAASMLTAMVGYVSQEGADGVGVGMEEVFLSTSSSGQDATLLSQLSLAPSGEGAGASRAIGTEVHLSTDTGASLLLYSCGSCDHTFATRTDLEEHQSIHAAPGGRGSRGEAAAGAAEVEVGGAGLVGTGHLLADFEEVVETTVAAESGHAAEALLGLPDPADGSDSSAGATQAQFDLLQSFSKAIASPKSVEPEAASAWAALSCGYCGKSFKTSGGLNRHVSLMHSLPSQSRSQFSCSACDRSFSLLSSLLTHQHSHTPEQRLLAEAEAEIVCPPSLSLSLPLPSSPPDKPQDGQREAHAGVVVAAASEEPEEPPGKLVKNGRKGSGCKSAPAGERPYRCSECGKAFKGSSGLKYHMRDHTGERPYRCTECGKSFKRSSLLSIHQRVHTGVRAFQCPHCVLTFKWSSHYQYHLRQHTGERPYVCKECGKSFKNTSCLRRHAQMHSGLRPHVCAVCSKSFSQTSNLKQHERTHSGERPFRCSHCNKCFTHSSNLQLHLRTHSPQKDFKCPYCSKEFVMHSYLQRHIRTHGAALPPPSPEAAGREGVSVKASVGGVTTTTTLLNPITLESSGNDGGLIVSRPALNIPVNTSQNYFMIQTASGLQLIPLSGPTPPPAPPPPPPAPSQLQNFYLLQCPSTDGSQSSLILVPAANQARAAPEPAGVPVFHTLQAFNGQTRTQVTQFPSVSPQHQQTGFMLTDNNKTANSLPANSLLRRPILGRSNRTARGRRGRKPKSALPKSSEAPSASATSGAAASATQPDASASNSNSSPSNCTLSPSAAPNQSVSSSAAVASAPAGVSTSLPSLPDDNTQTGLNKVNPASTLTEKQFVFCFDNDGQPKEGLNADEGGESYVLQFEERDALPGEAAAGLDAEQKSLVLQFEANAQGDADKEEGEGKMMSLLQEWGGQKAAESQAGEERRGRGGSFVFHFRAEEQEGDRCQERHAGLPLSSALVPLHGQGVVFEVGDESKTEHQTEEEGMQMIALIEREGAMMGEDGADCGGAAGAGGIFQLEGGDEIVIIEVSTSNFMEERMERVVDADISQRSDGKLEGENEDAKAKSPQEHRTDDPEVQTSEGHAIGSGLLPKRCTTIIN from the exons ATGGCGAATTCTGTTGCCCCTCTGGTGGTCCAAGCAGAACTCTTGGCTCCACAGTCCTCCGCCTCCCTCTCCCCTTTCCCATCCCTCCTCGGCTCATGCGAGGATGCCCGGGAGAGCGGCGACCTGGTGGAGGGCAACAAGGGTGTGGCGGACAATGTGGAAGTGGTTCTGGATATGGAGGCGTCGTCGGAGTCGGCCCAGCACTCCGAGCAGTCCGAGCATCCCTTCCAGTGTCTGGACTGTGGCaaaagcttcaggtggtcatcccgCCTCACGCACCACCAGAGGAGCCACAACAACGAGAGACCCTACCGCTGCAACCTTTGTCCCAAGGCCTTTAAGGGCTCCTCTGCATTACTCTATCATCAAAG gtCTCACTCAGGAGAGAAGCCGTACAAATGTCAAGATTGTGGCAAAGCCTTCAAGCGCTCCTCTCTTCTCCAG GTGCATCAGAGTGTCCACACGGGTGTAAGAACATTCTTGTGTCCATATTGCCCGCTGACCTTCAAATGGAGTTCCCATTACCAGTACCACCTGCGCCAGCACACCGGCGAGTGCCCGTACCCGTGCGACACTTGCCCAAAGGCCTTCAAGAACTCGAGCAGTCTCCGGCGACACAAGAACGTCCATCTGGGACTCAAACCGTACACCTGCAACGTGTGCAACAAAGCCTTCACCCAGTCCACCAATCTGAGGCAGCACATGAGGATACACACGGGCGAGAGGCCCTACGTGTGCGGCGAGTGCGGACGCAGCTTCACGCACTCGTCCAACCTGGCGCTGCACAAGAACTCGCActccggctcggcggcgggcgGCAAGGAGGGCAAgggcggagggggcgggggggcggggcgcgacctggtggaggtggtggtggtgggctcCGAGGAAGAAGCCGCGTCCATGTTGACGGCCATGGTGGGCTACGTAAGCCAGGAAGGGGCCGACGGAGTCGGCGTGGGGATGGAAGAAGTCTTCCTGTCCACTTCGTCATCCGGTCAGGATGCCACCCTGCTCTCCCAGCTCAGCCTGGCCCCGTCGGGGGAGGGCGCCGGCGCGTCCCGGGCCATCGGGACGGAGGTCCACCTGAGCACGGACACGGGCGCCAGCCTGCTGCTCTACAGCTGCGGCAGCTGCGATCACACGTTCGCCACGCGGACCGATCTGGAGGAGCACCAGTCCATTCACGCGGCCCCGGGGGGGCGCGGCTCTcggggggaagcggcggcgggggcggcggaggTCGAGGTGGGGGGGGCCGGATTGGTCGGGACCGGCCACCTGCTTGCTGACTTTGAGGAGGTGGTGGAGACGACGGTGGCGGCTGAAAGCGGACACGCGGCGGAGGCGCTCCTCGGACTTCCGGACCCGGCTGACGGAAGCGATTCG AGCGCGGGCGCCACGCAGGCCCAGTTTGACCTTCTGCAGAGCTTCAGCAAGGCGATTGCGAGCCCCAAGAGCGTCGAGCCAGAAGCCGCCAGCGCCTGGGCGGCGCTCTCGTGCGGCTACTGCGGCAAGTCTTTCAAGACCAGCGGGGGCCTCAACAGACACGTGTCGCTG ATGCACTCCCTCCCGTCGCAGTCCCGTTCCCAGTTCAGCTGCTCGGCCTGCGACCGCTCCTTCTCTCTGCTGTCCTCGCTTCTCACCCACCAGCACTCCCACACCCCCGAGCAACGTCTCCTGGCCGAGGCGGAAGCCGAGATCGTGTGCCCCCCTTCCCTCTCCTTGTCTCTTCCGCTGCCCTCCTCTCCTCCCGACAAGCCGCAGGACGGACAGAGGGAGGCTCACGCCGGcgtcgtcgtcgccgccgcGAGCGAGGAGCCGGAGGAACCGCCCGGCAAGCTGGTGAAAAACGGCAGAAAGGGAAGCGGGTGCAAGAGCGCCCCCGCAGGCG AGCGGCCGTATCGCTGCTCCGAGTGCGGAAAAGCTTTCAAAGGCTCGTCGGGGCTCAAGTACCACATGAGGGATCACACCGGGGAGAGACCCTACCGCTGCACCGAGTGCGGAAAGAGTTTCAAGAGGTCCTCGCTGCTCTCCATCCACCAGCGG GTGCACACGGGCGTGCGAGCGTTCCAGTGCCCTCACTGCGTGCTGACGTTCAAGTGGAGCTCGCATTACCAGTATCACCTGCGGCAGCACACGGGCGAGAGGCCGTACGTGTGCAAGGAGTGCGGCAAGTCCTTCAAGAACACCAGCTGCTTGCGGCGCCACGCTCAGATGCACTCGGGGCTGCGGCCGCACGTCTGCGCCGTCTGCTCCAAGTCCTTCTCGCAGACGTCCAACCTCAAACAG CACGAACGCACCCACTCGGGCGAAAGACCCTTCCGTTGCTCCCACTGCAACAAGTGCTTCACGCACTCCTCCAACCTCCAGCTGCACCTTCGCACGCATTCCCCGCAGAAGGACTTCAAATGCCCGTACTGCTCCAAAGAGTTCGTCATGCACTCGTACTTGCAGAGGCACATCCGAACGCACGGCGCCGCCCTCCCGCCGCCCTCCCCCGAAGCGGCGGGTCGGGAGGGCGTGTCGGTGAAGGCCAGCGTGGGAGgggtcaccaccaccaccacgctgcTCAACCCCATCACCTTGGAATCGTCGGGAAACGACGGCGGCCTGATCGTGTCCCGGCCGGCCCTCAACATCCCCGTCAACACCTCCCAGAACTATTTCATGATTCAGACGGCCAGCGGCTTGCAGCTCATCCCTCTGTCGGGTCCCACGCCACCTCcggcccccccgccgccgccgccggcgccgtCCCAGCTCCAGAATTTCTACCTGCTCCAGTGCCCCTCCACCGACGGCTCCCAGTCCAGTTTGATTCTGGTGCCCGCCGCCAACCAGGCCCGGGCGGCCCCCGAGCCGGCCGGCGTCCCCGTCTTTCACACCCTGCAAGCTTTCAACGGCCAAACGCGCACTCAGGTCACCCAGTTCCCAAGCGTATCGCCGCAACACCAGCAGACTGGCTTCATGCTAACTGACAACAATAAGACCGCAAACTCCCTCCCGGCTAACTCTTTACTCCGGAGGCCAATTTTAGGAAGGAGCAACCGGACGGCAAGGGGCAGACGCGGCCGCAAGCCGAAATCGGCTCTTCCCAAATCGTCCGAGGCGCCGAGCGCGTCCGCGACCAGCGGCGCCGCGGCTAGCGCGACGCAGCCCGATGCTAGCGCTAGCAATTCAAACTCATCGCCATCGAACTGCACACTTTCACCATCTGCCGCCCCCAACCAAAGCGTCTCGTCGTCCGCCGCGGTCGCATCCGCGCCGGCCGGCGTTTCAACGTCACTTCCTTCACTTCCCGACGATAATACTCAGACGGGATTGAACAAAGTCAATCCGGCGAGCACCTTGACCGAGAAGCAGTTCGTTTTCTGTTTCGACAACGACGGACAGCCCAAGGAGGGTCTGAATGCTGATGAGGGGGGAGAGTCGTACGTTTTGCAGTTTGAGGAAAGGGACGCCTTGCCGGGGGAGGCCGCCGCGGGATTGGACGCGGAGCAAAAGTCCCTCGTTCTGCAATTTGAGGCCAACGCGCAAGGAGACGCCGACAAGGAGGAAGGGGAAGGCAAGATGATGTCACTTCTACAGGAGTGGGGCGGCCAGAAAGCGGCTGAGAGTCAAGCGGGAGAAGAGCGGCGCGGCCGGGGGGGCTCCTTCGTCTTCCACTTCCGCGCCGAGGAACAGGAGGGCGATCGGTGCCAAGAGCGCCACGCCGGCTTGCCGCTTTCCTCTGCTCTGGTGCCGCTCCACGGTCAGGGGGTGGTGTTCGAAGTCGGCGACGAGAGCAAGACGGAGCACCAAACCGAGGAGGAGGGCATGCAGATGATCGCCTTGATAGAACGCGAGGGGGCCATGATGGGAGAGGACGGCGCGGACTGCGGCGGCGCGGCCGGCGCCGGGGGGATCTTCCAACTGGAAGGGGGCGACGAAATTGTCATCATCGAGGTGAGCACCAGTAACTTCATGGAGGAACGGATGGAGAGAGTAGTCGATGCGGACATTTCGCAGAGGAGCGATGGGAAATTGGAGGGTGAAAATGAAGACGCCAAGGCAAAGTCTCCTCAAGAACACCGCACCGACGATCCGGAGGTCCAGACGTCTGAAGGACACGCAATCGGAAGCGGACTTCTACCGAAGAGATGCACCACTATTATTAATTAA
- the znf628 gene encoding zinc finger protein 845 isoform X2: MANSVAPLVVQAELLAPQSSASLSPFPSLLGSCEDARESGDLVEGNKGVADNVEVVLDMEASSESAQHSEQSEHPFQCLDCGKSFRWSSRLTHHQRSHNNERPYRCNLCPKAFKGSSALLYHQRSHSGEKPYKCQDCGKAFKRSSLLQVHQSVHTGVRTFLCPYCPLTFKWSSHYQYHLRQHTGECPYPCDTCPKAFKNSSSLRRHKNVHLGLKPYTCNVCNKAFTQSTNLRQHMRIHTGERPYVCGECGRSFTHSSNLALHKNSHSGSAAGGKEGKGGGGGGAGRDLVEVVVVGSEEEAASMLTAMVGYVSQEGADGVGVGMEEVFLSTSSSGQDATLLSQLSLAPSGEGAGASRAIGTEVHLSTDTGASLLLYSCGSCDHTFATRTDLEEHQSIHAAPGGRGSRGEAAAGAAEVEVGGAGLVGTGHLLADFEEVVETTVAAESGHAAEALLGLPDPADGSDSAQFDLLQSFSKAIASPKSVEPEAASAWAALSCGYCGKSFKTSGGLNRHVSLMHSLPSQSRSQFSCSACDRSFSLLSSLLTHQHSHTPEQRLLAEAEAEIVCPPSLSLSLPLPSSPPDKPQDGQREAHAGVVVAAASEEPEEPPGKLVKNGRKGSGCKSAPAGERPYRCSECGKAFKGSSGLKYHMRDHTGERPYRCTECGKSFKRSSLLSIHQRVHTGVRAFQCPHCVLTFKWSSHYQYHLRQHTGERPYVCKECGKSFKNTSCLRRHAQMHSGLRPHVCAVCSKSFSQTSNLKQHERTHSGERPFRCSHCNKCFTHSSNLQLHLRTHSPQKDFKCPYCSKEFVMHSYLQRHIRTHGAALPPPSPEAAGREGVSVKASVGGVTTTTTLLNPITLESSGNDGGLIVSRPALNIPVNTSQNYFMIQTASGLQLIPLSGPTPPPAPPPPPPAPSQLQNFYLLQCPSTDGSQSSLILVPAANQARAAPEPAGVPVFHTLQAFNGQTRTQVTQFPSVSPQHQQTGFMLTDNNKTANSLPANSLLRRPILGRSNRTARGRRGRKPKSALPKSSEAPSASATSGAAASATQPDASASNSNSSPSNCTLSPSAAPNQSVSSSAAVASAPAGVSTSLPSLPDDNTQTGLNKVNPASTLTEKQFVFCFDNDGQPKEGLNADEGGESYVLQFEERDALPGEAAAGLDAEQKSLVLQFEANAQGDADKEEGEGKMMSLLQEWGGQKAAESQAGEERRGRGGSFVFHFRAEEQEGDRCQERHAGLPLSSALVPLHGQGVVFEVGDESKTEHQTEEEGMQMIALIEREGAMMGEDGADCGGAAGAGGIFQLEGGDEIVIIEVSTSNFMEERMERVVDADISQRSDGKLEGENEDAKAKSPQEHRTDDPEVQTSEGHAIGSGLLPKRCTTIIN, translated from the exons ATGGCGAATTCTGTTGCCCCTCTGGTGGTCCAAGCAGAACTCTTGGCTCCACAGTCCTCCGCCTCCCTCTCCCCTTTCCCATCCCTCCTCGGCTCATGCGAGGATGCCCGGGAGAGCGGCGACCTGGTGGAGGGCAACAAGGGTGTGGCGGACAATGTGGAAGTGGTTCTGGATATGGAGGCGTCGTCGGAGTCGGCCCAGCACTCCGAGCAGTCCGAGCATCCCTTCCAGTGTCTGGACTGTGGCaaaagcttcaggtggtcatcccgCCTCACGCACCACCAGAGGAGCCACAACAACGAGAGACCCTACCGCTGCAACCTTTGTCCCAAGGCCTTTAAGGGCTCCTCTGCATTACTCTATCATCAAAG gtCTCACTCAGGAGAGAAGCCGTACAAATGTCAAGATTGTGGCAAAGCCTTCAAGCGCTCCTCTCTTCTCCAG GTGCATCAGAGTGTCCACACGGGTGTAAGAACATTCTTGTGTCCATATTGCCCGCTGACCTTCAAATGGAGTTCCCATTACCAGTACCACCTGCGCCAGCACACCGGCGAGTGCCCGTACCCGTGCGACACTTGCCCAAAGGCCTTCAAGAACTCGAGCAGTCTCCGGCGACACAAGAACGTCCATCTGGGACTCAAACCGTACACCTGCAACGTGTGCAACAAAGCCTTCACCCAGTCCACCAATCTGAGGCAGCACATGAGGATACACACGGGCGAGAGGCCCTACGTGTGCGGCGAGTGCGGACGCAGCTTCACGCACTCGTCCAACCTGGCGCTGCACAAGAACTCGCActccggctcggcggcgggcgGCAAGGAGGGCAAgggcggagggggcgggggggcggggcgcgacctggtggaggtggtggtggtgggctcCGAGGAAGAAGCCGCGTCCATGTTGACGGCCATGGTGGGCTACGTAAGCCAGGAAGGGGCCGACGGAGTCGGCGTGGGGATGGAAGAAGTCTTCCTGTCCACTTCGTCATCCGGTCAGGATGCCACCCTGCTCTCCCAGCTCAGCCTGGCCCCGTCGGGGGAGGGCGCCGGCGCGTCCCGGGCCATCGGGACGGAGGTCCACCTGAGCACGGACACGGGCGCCAGCCTGCTGCTCTACAGCTGCGGCAGCTGCGATCACACGTTCGCCACGCGGACCGATCTGGAGGAGCACCAGTCCATTCACGCGGCCCCGGGGGGGCGCGGCTCTcggggggaagcggcggcgggggcggcggaggTCGAGGTGGGGGGGGCCGGATTGGTCGGGACCGGCCACCTGCTTGCTGACTTTGAGGAGGTGGTGGAGACGACGGTGGCGGCTGAAAGCGGACACGCGGCGGAGGCGCTCCTCGGACTTCCGGACCCGGCTGACGGAAGCGATTCG GCCCAGTTTGACCTTCTGCAGAGCTTCAGCAAGGCGATTGCGAGCCCCAAGAGCGTCGAGCCAGAAGCCGCCAGCGCCTGGGCGGCGCTCTCGTGCGGCTACTGCGGCAAGTCTTTCAAGACCAGCGGGGGCCTCAACAGACACGTGTCGCTG ATGCACTCCCTCCCGTCGCAGTCCCGTTCCCAGTTCAGCTGCTCGGCCTGCGACCGCTCCTTCTCTCTGCTGTCCTCGCTTCTCACCCACCAGCACTCCCACACCCCCGAGCAACGTCTCCTGGCCGAGGCGGAAGCCGAGATCGTGTGCCCCCCTTCCCTCTCCTTGTCTCTTCCGCTGCCCTCCTCTCCTCCCGACAAGCCGCAGGACGGACAGAGGGAGGCTCACGCCGGcgtcgtcgtcgccgccgcGAGCGAGGAGCCGGAGGAACCGCCCGGCAAGCTGGTGAAAAACGGCAGAAAGGGAAGCGGGTGCAAGAGCGCCCCCGCAGGCG AGCGGCCGTATCGCTGCTCCGAGTGCGGAAAAGCTTTCAAAGGCTCGTCGGGGCTCAAGTACCACATGAGGGATCACACCGGGGAGAGACCCTACCGCTGCACCGAGTGCGGAAAGAGTTTCAAGAGGTCCTCGCTGCTCTCCATCCACCAGCGG GTGCACACGGGCGTGCGAGCGTTCCAGTGCCCTCACTGCGTGCTGACGTTCAAGTGGAGCTCGCATTACCAGTATCACCTGCGGCAGCACACGGGCGAGAGGCCGTACGTGTGCAAGGAGTGCGGCAAGTCCTTCAAGAACACCAGCTGCTTGCGGCGCCACGCTCAGATGCACTCGGGGCTGCGGCCGCACGTCTGCGCCGTCTGCTCCAAGTCCTTCTCGCAGACGTCCAACCTCAAACAG CACGAACGCACCCACTCGGGCGAAAGACCCTTCCGTTGCTCCCACTGCAACAAGTGCTTCACGCACTCCTCCAACCTCCAGCTGCACCTTCGCACGCATTCCCCGCAGAAGGACTTCAAATGCCCGTACTGCTCCAAAGAGTTCGTCATGCACTCGTACTTGCAGAGGCACATCCGAACGCACGGCGCCGCCCTCCCGCCGCCCTCCCCCGAAGCGGCGGGTCGGGAGGGCGTGTCGGTGAAGGCCAGCGTGGGAGgggtcaccaccaccaccacgctgcTCAACCCCATCACCTTGGAATCGTCGGGAAACGACGGCGGCCTGATCGTGTCCCGGCCGGCCCTCAACATCCCCGTCAACACCTCCCAGAACTATTTCATGATTCAGACGGCCAGCGGCTTGCAGCTCATCCCTCTGTCGGGTCCCACGCCACCTCcggcccccccgccgccgccgccggcgccgtCCCAGCTCCAGAATTTCTACCTGCTCCAGTGCCCCTCCACCGACGGCTCCCAGTCCAGTTTGATTCTGGTGCCCGCCGCCAACCAGGCCCGGGCGGCCCCCGAGCCGGCCGGCGTCCCCGTCTTTCACACCCTGCAAGCTTTCAACGGCCAAACGCGCACTCAGGTCACCCAGTTCCCAAGCGTATCGCCGCAACACCAGCAGACTGGCTTCATGCTAACTGACAACAATAAGACCGCAAACTCCCTCCCGGCTAACTCTTTACTCCGGAGGCCAATTTTAGGAAGGAGCAACCGGACGGCAAGGGGCAGACGCGGCCGCAAGCCGAAATCGGCTCTTCCCAAATCGTCCGAGGCGCCGAGCGCGTCCGCGACCAGCGGCGCCGCGGCTAGCGCGACGCAGCCCGATGCTAGCGCTAGCAATTCAAACTCATCGCCATCGAACTGCACACTTTCACCATCTGCCGCCCCCAACCAAAGCGTCTCGTCGTCCGCCGCGGTCGCATCCGCGCCGGCCGGCGTTTCAACGTCACTTCCTTCACTTCCCGACGATAATACTCAGACGGGATTGAACAAAGTCAATCCGGCGAGCACCTTGACCGAGAAGCAGTTCGTTTTCTGTTTCGACAACGACGGACAGCCCAAGGAGGGTCTGAATGCTGATGAGGGGGGAGAGTCGTACGTTTTGCAGTTTGAGGAAAGGGACGCCTTGCCGGGGGAGGCCGCCGCGGGATTGGACGCGGAGCAAAAGTCCCTCGTTCTGCAATTTGAGGCCAACGCGCAAGGAGACGCCGACAAGGAGGAAGGGGAAGGCAAGATGATGTCACTTCTACAGGAGTGGGGCGGCCAGAAAGCGGCTGAGAGTCAAGCGGGAGAAGAGCGGCGCGGCCGGGGGGGCTCCTTCGTCTTCCACTTCCGCGCCGAGGAACAGGAGGGCGATCGGTGCCAAGAGCGCCACGCCGGCTTGCCGCTTTCCTCTGCTCTGGTGCCGCTCCACGGTCAGGGGGTGGTGTTCGAAGTCGGCGACGAGAGCAAGACGGAGCACCAAACCGAGGAGGAGGGCATGCAGATGATCGCCTTGATAGAACGCGAGGGGGCCATGATGGGAGAGGACGGCGCGGACTGCGGCGGCGCGGCCGGCGCCGGGGGGATCTTCCAACTGGAAGGGGGCGACGAAATTGTCATCATCGAGGTGAGCACCAGTAACTTCATGGAGGAACGGATGGAGAGAGTAGTCGATGCGGACATTTCGCAGAGGAGCGATGGGAAATTGGAGGGTGAAAATGAAGACGCCAAGGCAAAGTCTCCTCAAGAACACCGCACCGACGATCCGGAGGTCCAGACGTCTGAAGGACACGCAATCGGAAGCGGACTTCTACCGAAGAGATGCACCACTATTATTAATTAA